Below is a genomic region from Gemmatimonadaceae bacterium.
CTTCTGGCCCTGGCCCTTGGTCGCGCCTTTGGCTTTGCTCTGCCCCTGGCCCTTAGCCTGTCCAACGTTACCGCGGCCTTTGCCCTGAACCTCGCCACCGCCGCCCTGGCCTTTCCCACCACCTTTTTCCTGCCCCGTCGCAACCTGCGGAGCCTGGCTCAGCCCCAAAGCTACTCCCACCAGGAAAATCGATCCCTTTAGTCTCATCATTCTGACACCCTCCTGTTTAACCGCCGGGACAAAATCACTATACCGATTGGGCTTCGCTCAGCGCGGCAATCAGCTCGCGACTGGAGTCGGGGATGTCCTCGACGACGCGCCCCCAGACCTGATTGCCGTCGCGGAATGCCGGCGAGTCTCATGGCGTGCTGACGTTGCATAGTTCAGGCCGTTCACTACCAGGCGCGGACGGAGGCGCGGAATCCCCGCTGTCGCGGACGGACTGACGTAGTGTTCATGCCGTGCGAAGGTGGGCAGCGTCTTGCACCACGCGCATCCACAATACGATCTGGTGTTCATAGACGCTGATCTGGATCCGGATAGCGCTGCTGTGCTGTGCTTCCACCGCCCGCTACACCTTGCGCACCGGCCCGCGATATCTGGCCAGTTGCGCATCGCTCGTGAGCAGGGTGATGCCCTCGGTGAGAGCTTGCGCCAACAGCAGGCGGTCGAAGGGATCTTTGTGCAGTGGGGGCAAGCCGTCGATGTTCACCGCGTGCTGGCTGGTGACGGGCAGCTCGGTGTAGCCGTTGTCGAGCAGGCCCCGGCGCAGCAAGCGAGGCTCGACGCGGAAGTCTTCACGCCCGAGGAAGTTCTTGATGGCGATCTCCCAGAGGCTGGCGGCGCTGAAGAGGAGTTCGTTCTTCGGGTTGTTGAGTTGCTTGCGCGCGGCGGCCGAGAGCCGTTCGGGCTGACCGGCCGCCCAGAGCAGGAGCTGGGTGTCGAGCAGGAGCTTCACGCCTTGGCACCGAACAGGGCCGCGATCTTACGCTCGCCCATGCGATCGAAGTCGTCGGGCACGGCGATCTCGCCCGCCAGGAAGCCCAGCCGTTGCGGCGTTGCGGGGGCAGCCAGCGCTGCCACCTTAACCAACGGCTTGCCTGCCTTGGCGATTACGAACGCTTCGCCCTTGACGGCCTGATCAACCAGCTTCGAGAGCTGGGTCTTTGCTTCGTGAATGTTGACGGTGACCAAACCTACCTCATCGGACTAAGTTGAGAGGACTAAGTCTATCCAGTCGCCCTCCCACCGTCAACTGGCAGCGGAGAAAAACAATTGCTGCGACGCTTCTGCAGGCTAGCATAGCGGAAGCTTTTGGGAGAGGAGAGCATGCATAGGGAAAGCTCTCCTTTGATTCGTGGAATTGCCGTCTAACCGCCGAAGCTCTGCTGCAAGCGAATCAATGAAATGCGAGCGCAGCGAGCTACCAAAGATCGCTTGACTGCAGCAGCGTACGTCATACGCCTCGGGCGCCAATGGCGCGCGCCTCAACGGTCGATCAGTCCCGGCAGTCGGTCCAGCGCCGCCGCGTACCCTGCGCGATCAAACGGTCGATTGTCGCGAATCATTATGCTCATTTCCTGAAGCATAACAGCCGAAAGCCAACGCCACGCTTCGTCGTCAGACATACCTTCGCCCAGTAGGCGAGCCAATGTAAGACGCGCTTCTGGCGGATCGCCGGCGTCGATTTGTCTCTGCAGAACCTCTTTGAGTGCCGCCATCACGGCCGGCGTAGCGCGTTCAGACATTCACAGATTCATGTAGTGCATATAACGCCCAAGTTCAGTTGCAAGGGAATGAATCGGGATAGGAAGTAGGAGAGGATAGCTCTCCTACTGCCCTCCCACACCACCGGACATGCGGGTCCGCATCCGGCGGTTCAGAAAGTTGAGGTTCATCAGGGACCCAAGCAGCTCATGCTCGTAGCAGGTCATGTAGACTCCCCGGCAATGTAGCGAATGGTTGTCGTCGTCGGTCTAACGGCTTCGGCATCA
It encodes:
- a CDS encoding type II toxin-antitoxin system VapC family toxin, yielding MKLLLDTQLLLWAAGQPERLSAAARKQLNNPKNELLFSAASLWEIAIKNFLGREDFRVEPRLLRRGLLDNGYTELPVTSQHAVNIDGLPPLHKDPFDRLLLAQALTEGITLLTSDAQLARYRGPVRKV
- a CDS encoding type II toxin-antitoxin system prevent-host-death family antitoxin codes for the protein MVTVNIHEAKTQLSKLVDQAVKGEAFVIAKAGKPLVKVAALAAPATPQRLGFLAGEIAVPDDFDRMGERKIAALFGAKA